Genomic DNA from Paenibacillus borealis:
TTCGGTGAAGACGAATCCGAGCTCTTCCGCCAGCTCTCTCCAGGCAATATAGTGGTATCTGGCGGTGTCGACGAGTACACCGTCCAGATCGAACAGGCAAGCTTTGATTTCTGACATGGTAACCTCCTAAAATGTATGTGGCTTAATCTATTTGAGAATCGCACCAAATGGGCGCGTCACAATAAATGGGAAATGGGCGGGAATCCTGCATTACGTACAACAATCCTCAGTTGAGCGCTTCCGGCTGGCAGAACACATCCGGCGGGCAGATTGTTGTACTGCGTACAACAATCCGTCAGCGAAACGTCCCTGTTGGGTGGAAATGTTGTACAAAGTGCAACAATTCGTCTGTAGATGGCACCAGTTGGGCGGAAAAGTTGCATAAAGTACAACAATCCAAAAGAAAAGTTGGTTAAACTGCGAAAATCCTGCACAGAGTACAACAATCCGTCTGCGGATCGCACCAAACTAACGGGTGAAGTCCCCTTACTATGCAGGAATTTGTGACTTGCACAAATGGCCAGCAGGAACAGGAAAATCTTCGCCAGATCAGCATTCAACTATTTAGCGCAAACGTTTGTACAAAGCTCCAAAAAATAAATGAAGCGGGTATCAGCTTCATTTATCTTGTTAAGAAATCATAGCTCTTGTTGAGAATTTTTGGCTCCTGTTGAGAAACCATAGCTCTTAATGTGAAACTTACTTCTTCTTGTGAATTCATCACTTGCCCGGAGTATACATGGATGACTCCCGTACGATTAAACGGTGGGGAATGACAAAACGGTTGGTATACCCGTCATGATTATCCGGCTTCTGGATGCTCTGGATCAGCACCTGTGATGCCGTATAGCCCAGATGATAGATGCCGATATCAATACTGCTGATCGGCGGGCTGGACAATTCCGACAGCGGGATATTGTTAAAGCTGACAATCGCCAGATCCTCAGGGACCTTGTACTTCAGCTCATTCAGTCCGCGCAACACGCCGAAAGAGACCATATCATCCACGGCGACGAGTGCCGTCGGGCGGTTCGGGAGATTCATGAAGAATGACATCGCCCTGTATCCGCTATCCTGCAGAAACTCGCCTTCCACAATCCATTCCGCCTTCATTTCAAGGCCCTTATTCTGCATGGCCTTACGGTAGCCCTCCAGACGGTCGCGCGAAACGATAAGGTTCGGCGGGCCGCTGACGAAGCCAATGCGTTCATGGCCCATGGAAATGAGGTGGTTCGTTGCATCATATGCAGCCATGATATTATCATTATCGACTGACAATATATCCTCATAGCGGTCGCTTCGTCCAACCAGCACGAAAGGATAACCGCCGGACTCCAGAAAATCGATCACCGCATCATCTTTACGGGAATACAGCAGAATAACGCCGTCCACGCGGCGCCCTTTGAGCAAACGGGAGACTGCTTCAAGCTCTTCCTTCTCGTTTGCACCGGAGCTGATCAGCACGTCATAGCCGGAACGGCTGGACTGGGTGACGATCCCGCGGATTAATTCCATAAAAAACAAATTGGAGAACAGCTCTTCAGCCGGTTTCGGAAGAATGATGCAAATGCTGTTGGTTGTCTTGGAAACGAGACTTTTGGCCATCATGTTCGGGGTGTAGCCCATTTCCTCCATAATCACTTTAACCTTACGGGAAGTTTCTAGGCTGATTCTGGGATGGCCTGACAACACCCGGGAGACCGTGGAGGGAGAAACTCCCGCTTTCTTGGCCACGTCCTTAATGGTAACTGTCATAGAAACCTCCTTATGGAACCGTTTGCTTTACAAAGTAATATTAATCGAAGTGCTGAGGATTGTAAATAGAGAAACCCTTTGTATAGCACAATCCTGACTTAATAACTACAGTAGCTAACATTTTTCTGCTCAAGATTGTTGTATGCGGGCCGGAGTAACAGATTTGTTAGACTAGACAATTATCCGGAGGAAAAGAATGATATGGTTGTTGCCTTTGTTTCTTACTTGAATATGCGCAAACGTTATATGCGAAGTGCAGGTGTCCCGCTGCCTGAATTATATCGGATTTCTCCTTGAATAATAAGTAAATTTTAATGATTTAATCGAATAGGCAGCCGAATTAAAACCAGTAATATAATAATAAAATGTGCAAATAAGTGCAATTAATAAATAATCTTGTGCACGAAGAGCATCAAAAAGATCAGAATAATCTGGAAAATTATTAGTTGACAACAACTTTGCCAGAGGATTAGTATGGAATCGAAATGAAGCAAGCGTTTACAAAAGCTTGATATACCGCAGAATAAACGTTCCTTTGACCTGTGTGCTTGCAGGGATGGGTTAGTCTGCAACATTTTGCAAACGTTTGCGCAAGGATGACCTATTTGAGCTCTGCATGTTTACGATTTTGAACAAGGGGGATTCAGGTTGACCGGGCTTGACGGGCCATCTCTGCAGCAGTCCCCTGGAAGAGGAAGGGAAGGGGGATTCTTGCATCCACGCGGTTGAGTGCCATCAAATTTAAATTATTGGGGGGATTGACGGAATGAAATTTGCTTTAAGGGTTAAAAAGGCGTTTGCAATCTTGCTGGTTATCGCGCTTGTATGCTCAGGCTTTGGCATAAATCTGCCCAGGGTCAGCGCAGAAACGACAAAGGTTGTGCTGGTTGGCGATCTGCAGAGTAAGTTCACTGGACTGGAATCCGCTGAAACGAAAGATTGGAACGAGAAGTCGACAGTAACCCAAATGACTTACCGAGGGGAAGGTCTGTACACCTTCACCGGCGTGCTGCCGCAGGGGACCTATCAATATAAAGTCGCTCTTAATGATGCCTGGACCGAGAACTATGGATATGGCAGCTATACTGATCCCGGCGGGACAGATGCGGGCGGCAACATTCAGATTACATTAAGTGAGGAGACAAGCGTAACCTTTTATTATAATGACATTACCAAGGCTATTGCTGATTCCACGTATTATACACCGGTTGCTGCCGGCCGTTTACCCCGGGTGACAGGGAGTCTGCAGACTGCGCTTGGAGATGAGCAGAATGACTCCCCGGCAGATGCCCGTACGCTGCTGACCGATCCTGACTTCGACGGGGTCTATGAGCAGACGGCCACACTTCCTGCTGGCAATTATACCTACCAGATTTATCTTCCGGGTGCTGACCCATCGGGTGGAGTCTCCTATCCGGATACGGCGCAGGAGCTTAAGCTTCCC
This window encodes:
- a CDS encoding LacI family DNA-binding transcriptional regulator → MTVTIKDVAKKAGVSPSTVSRVLSGHPRISLETSRKVKVIMEEMGYTPNMMAKSLVSKTTNSICIILPKPAEELFSNLFFMELIRGIVTQSSRSGYDVLISSGANEKEELEAVSRLLKGRRVDGVILLYSRKDDAVIDFLESGGYPFVLVGRSDRYEDILSVDNDNIMAAYDATNHLISMGHERIGFVSGPPNLIVSRDRLEGYRKAMQNKGLEMKAEWIVEGEFLQDSGYRAMSFFMNLPNRPTALVAVDDMVSFGVLRGLNELKYKVPEDLAIVSFNNIPLSELSSPPISSIDIGIYHLGYTASQVLIQSIQKPDNHDGYTNRFVIPHRLIVRESSMYTPGK